A stretch of DNA from Methanobrevibacter wolinii SH:
GTTTAAAGTTGGTATTATTTAAAATCAATGTATTTATTTTATAAAAATAGTTTTAATTAAATTTAGTATAAAAAATAATAAAAAAAGAGTTTAATAATTCTGTTTATCTTTTTTAACACATAATTTTGGATTTATATTTAAGTTTTTAACTGATTCAGTGTTTTCTTTTTTATTTTTCTCATCATAGTAACCTATTTTTTCAAGAACATTTCTTACATCTACTTTAGTTTGGTAACATCCAGTTGTAGAAAGTAATACTCCTTGTGGTGCATAGTCACTAAGATGCATCATTGTAAGATTTAAATCTTCATAACATGCAACTCCTACTACAGAGTCAAAGTCATTGTTTTTAATGATTTTTTTAACAAAACTGCTTCCAGGTACAATAAATACTTTATATCCAATACTTTCTGCTTTTGATTTAATAACACCTACAGAACATTTACCACATTCATCACATACAAGACCTGTTTCATCTAATCTTGCTT
This window harbors:
- a CDS encoding DUF116 domain-containing protein, producing MLEHLFQFIGQSFTVLIIAVIIILLIVIILSHISLNKERLIFPKFVLGVTDLFYSPLKYLSKLLGFDETMIDQMSVNVRNHVNKNKFNKTENSKKILVLPHCLRSADCKARLDETGLVCDECGKCSVGVIKSKAESIGYKVFIVPGSSFVKKIIKNNDFDSVVGVACYEDLNLTMMHLSDYAPQGVLLSTTGCYQTKVDVRNVLEKIGYYDEKNKKENTESVKNLNINPKLCVKKDKQNY